The proteins below come from a single Methanobrevibacter millerae genomic window:
- a CDS encoding nascent polypeptide-associated complex protein produces MIPGMNKKQMKQMERQMKKMGMKMEDLKGVNEVIIRFDDRELIIDDPIVSLMNVMGQETYQVEGKAREVEIEYEIEIPDEDIEMVANQANVSNAEAEQALIDCKGDLAEAIMKLNQ; encoded by the coding sequence ATGATACCTGGTATGAATAAAAAGCAAATGAAACAGATGGAAAGGCAAATGAAAAAGATGGGAATGAAAATGGAAGACTTAAAAGGAGTAAATGAAGTTATCATTCGCTTCGATGACAGGGAATTAATCATAGATGATCCTATAGTAAGTCTTATGAACGTAATGGGCCAGGAAACCTACCAAGTTGAAGGTAAAGCCCGTGAAGTTGAAATAGAATACGAAATTGAAATTCCAGATGAAGATATTGAAATGGTAGCCAATCAGGCCAACGTATCCAATGCCGAAGCAGAACAGGCCTTGATTGACTGCAAAGGAGATCTTGCAGAAGCTATCATGAAATTAAATCAATAG
- a CDS encoding zinc ribbon domain-containing protein codes for MSKETCPNCGNVVDDEGDFCSECGAKLNAKSEFLNKIDEKISLSSLILSFIVVGVFLFIGSLFWSIFSASGLIGFSTQTLLTLLFAVFFGGMFLGYVSCVNKSYVVPNFIVYLSAMIAAILCLVGGVFTVLSALTTSLASLFSSSPATSAYGSASTYSSSVSGGGNTNIASSLISNFIIDILIFVLLIPCASYLGVYVGYWIKNNL; via the coding sequence ATGTCAAAGGAAACTTGTCCAAATTGCGGTAATGTAGTTGATGATGAGGGGGATTTCTGTTCTGAATGCGGAGCTAAATTAAATGCAAAATCGGAATTTTTAAATAAAATAGATGAAAAGATCTCATTGTCATCATTAATACTTTCATTCATTGTTGTCGGGGTGTTCCTGTTTATAGGGTCCCTGTTCTGGTCAATTTTTTCTGCAAGCGGCTTAATTGGCTTTTCAACCCAGACGCTGTTAACGTTGCTTTTCGCAGTCTTTTTCGGAGGAATGTTTTTAGGATATGTCTCCTGCGTTAACAAATCATATGTGGTTCCAAATTTCATAGTATATCTTTCTGCAATGATTGCGGCCATTCTTTGTCTTGTAGGGGGAGTATTCACAGTATTATCTGCATTAACTACCTCTTTAGCTTCATTATTCTCCTCATCGCCGGCTACTTCAGCATATGGTAGTGCCAGCACATATTCTTCATCAGTGAGCGGTGGCGGTAATACAAATATTGCCTCATCTTTAATAAGCAATTTTATAATTGATATTTTGATTTTTGTTCTTTTAATTCCATGTGCATCATATTTGGGTGTCTATGTGGGATATTGGATTAAAAATAATTTATAA
- a CDS encoding aldo/keto reductase gives MKKLAFGMMRLPTLDENDEASVDFNQVNEMADLFMEKGFTFFDTAYPYHMGKSEVAFRKAVVERYPRDSYVVADKLPLFSITSEDQLEPIFSEQLERTGLDYFDYYLMHNVSGFSEPGFLDVDSFAFANKKKEEGKIKHLGLSTHANAEYLDNILTMHPEMEFVLLQINYLDWINEGVESKKCYDVACKHNKPVLVMEPFKGGFLADVPPEAEKLMKDYNPDASIVSWALRFVLSLDNVCMVLSGASSLDQLEQNIEEFENFKPLNDEEYEIIAKVRDIINSNITVDCTKCKYCLDACPEDINIPKLFDLYNHEKIQDLGDWTPVGNAYVNYSKLPGVGLASDCTECEMCVEECPQHINIPEVMKDVAKTFETDYYGFTD, from the coding sequence ATGAAAAAATTAGCTTTTGGTATGATGAGACTGCCGACACTTGATGAGAATGATGAGGCAAGCGTTGATTTTAATCAGGTAAATGAGATGGCAGATTTGTTCATGGAGAAAGGATTTACTTTTTTTGATACTGCATATCCTTATCACATGGGTAAAAGTGAAGTGGCATTTAGAAAAGCTGTTGTTGAAAGGTATCCAAGGGATTCATATGTCGTTGCAGATAAACTGCCGTTATTTTCAATAACTTCCGAAGACCAGCTTGAACCGATATTTTCCGAGCAGCTTGAACGCACGGGACTGGATTACTTTGACTATTATCTGATGCATAACGTGAGCGGATTTTCAGAGCCAGGCTTTCTGGACGTTGATTCATTCGCTTTTGCAAACAAGAAAAAGGAAGAGGGCAAAATTAAGCACTTGGGTCTTTCCACCCATGCAAATGCTGAATATTTGGATAATATATTAACAATGCATCCTGAAATGGAGTTTGTTCTGCTTCAAATCAATTATCTTGACTGGATAAATGAAGGTGTTGAATCAAAAAAATGCTATGATGTGGCCTGCAAGCACAACAAGCCGGTTCTTGTAATGGAACCGTTTAAGGGAGGATTTTTGGCAGACGTTCCTCCTGAAGCCGAAAAGTTAATGAAGGATTATAATCCTGATGCTTCTATTGTTTCATGGGCATTGAGGTTCGTTTTAAGTTTGGATAATGTCTGTATGGTTTTAAGCGGTGCAAGCAGTCTGGATCAACTGGAGCAGAATATTGAGGAATTTGAAAATTTCAAACCTTTAAATGATGAGGAATACGAGATTATTGCTAAAGTAAGAGACATTATCAATTCCAACATTACTGTGGACTGCACCAAATGCAAATACTGTCTTGATGCATGTCCCGAAGACATTAATATTCCAAAGCTCTTTGATTTGTATAATCATGAAAAAATACAGGATTTAGGTGATTGGACGCCGGTAGGAAATGCATACGTCAATTATTCAAAGCTTCCGGGCGTTGGATTGGCATCAGATTGCACGGAATGTGAAATGTGCGTAGAGGAATGTCCGCAGCACATCAATATTCCCGAAGTCATGAAGGATGTTGCCAAAACATTCGAAACAGATTATTATGGTTTTACCGATTAA